The segment GAGACAGAGTTAAGGACGAGACACGGCCTTCTCTCCCAACCTCTTCTTCTGTCCGGGATAAGATGTGCAGTGCTGACAGTCTTGTTCTTGGCTACTAGGGACGCAGAGAAAAATCCTAACCTGTTGCCAGAgaacaagcaggggtccccaaTGCAGCAACGATAGGTGGGGGTCCCCAATGCAGCAACGACATGGGGGGGTCCCCAATGCAGCAACGATGGGGGGGTCCCCAATGCAGTAACGACGGGGGGGGGGTCAGCAACGATAGGTGGGGGTCCCCAATGCAGCAACGACATGGGGGGGTCCCCAATGCAGCAACGACATGGGGGGTCCCCAATGCAGCAATGACGGGGGGGTCCCCAATGCAGCAACGACGGGGGGGGGAGTCCCCAATGCAGTAACGACGGGGGGGGGTCCCCAATGCAGTAACGACGGGGGGGCCCCAATGTAGCAACGACATGGGGGGGTCCCCAATGCAGGAATGAAGGGGGGGTCCCCCCAATGCAGCAACGATGATGGGGGGCGGGGTCCCCATTGCAGCAAGCAGACctagggttaaaaaaaaatcaccagatatataaaaagaaaatccCATTGCAAttaatgggattttttttatatatgtgctGCAGTTTTCTTTGCCCCAGATGTTCTGCTCTCTTGTCTTGTTTTATAGACGACCCCCCCAGGGTTTGTCAGTGCAGTGTGAGCCCCCCGCTCACTCACACGGAGACCCACACAGGAAACGGTTGAGCTCTGGAACAGACAGATTGCTTTGTATCCGAACGTTTGTTGCTATAATAACAGGAACGGTGAGGTTTATGGAGTGTAGACCTGCGATTGGTAACGCTCCTAGTTTAAAACAACATTTAATCAGCAGAAGAGATAAAATACAAGAACTGTCATCGAGTTTGCAATGTATTTGACATCCGGAGATAATTGCAAATCAAGGGGAAAAGTAACCCAGCGATTATCTTAATTACAGATATGGCTGACCTTTAAATGAAAGAGCCGGTGAAAGTCAATGACATCTTGAAATGAGCTAGTCCAGTACTGGTCAGCAGAATCTGCAGCTGAATGCAGAGAATGTGCGCAGACGTTTTAATGAGGAACGCTGCACTGATTTTAGAAGAACTTAATCAGCGATTTAGTTAGGATGTGGTTTGGTAAAGCGTGAAGGAAACGGCACGCGGAGCATAAGCGCGGGGAAATGTAACGGCAAAAATACACTTAaatcagcagtccaagctgtcgcttttttattattattttttcccccctttaatatatgcatcaatacaatccacacaataagtaattagctaagttgccgatcggtgaagattcggctcgggggttcactaaatggctgtcagtgcagcagaagaggaccaaagacgcaaagttctgtggggaagatcatgtgaccaggcagtcactagatacaattggtgcactgccagagagaggacagggctcaaaaaggggcgtgccagagcctgtttcagaagaggaagggatgtgactttgtaaatagttgctatagaaacaaaaaatgcttgtaacATTATAGTACATAAAAAAtttcattcagagttgttgttttttttaaataaaagtattttctcatagtacagaactgatttattaacatgtaggatattgcttggtctgcagctttaaagcagaatgtaaagagtgtacacacacacacactaacttgtGATGTGTCCTTTCTTTGTTGTGCGCAGGTAGAATTTTTTGAGCCTTTCTGGGACAGTGGGGAGCCTCGCTTTGGTGAGAAAGGCGCAAAGGGCTGGAACGCTTGGATGCGGCAGCAGGAGAGGGGAGGCTGGATTGCCATCAATAACCTGGGTAATTCCATTCGAGACATGGGCCAGTCTCCGGAGAGATGCAGGTCACCGCTCGGCCGTGGGTTTATCGGCTCACTGCTGTAACCATTCGTCTCATCACCCTATAAATCTTGCCACGGTTTATAGGGCGATGCACATTAGACAGGCGTTTTCTTTACTGTGTATGGTGAGGTGTATTTAGCACTATatgccatgtttactaagtggcgCTATACTGTAAGACACCTGCTGGAACTAGAAGACACCGTAAGACCCATTCAAGGCTGCAATGTGAATTCCGCCGCTGGAAAGTCATTTTTGGTGCAGGGCTGcttagtatgtgtgtatgtctttatttatatagcgccattaatgtacatagcgcttcacagcagtaatacacgtggtaatcatataaataacaaataatataaataacacataagtgcttcagacagaaaagtaacatttcggaagaggagtccctggtccgaagagcttacaatctaattaatcTGCCCTATGTTTCTTTGGTACACAGAACTTGCCCTTAAATGTTTGCATCGATACCCAAAGTAACATGATAGTGTTGGGCTGTATCGATCCGATAAATCCCGTTcccaagagctaacaatctaattatCTTTAATGAGCCACGCAGGTCTGCCATTTTCTTCCATTAATACGTTTTATTCTAGCTGGTTCTGCACGCAGAACAGAAATGAGCTTTTTAAGCTCTCCGTGACATTGCACCTGCAGAATGTGCAGCGCTGCGCACACTGTGAGCGTTCTATCGGAAACACGTATATAACAATTACAGAGAACATGGTGTTCACCTGCCCTTCTAGCAGAGCGTTCTCTCCCCACTGATCTTATTCTGTGCAGCATATTTGGGATCACTAATTCTGGTCTCTCTTCCCCAGTGGAGGAGGATGAGGAAGACGTAGACGAGGAATTTGATATGAAAGACAGAAGTTGCCCCAAGTATAAGACCTGGCTGGACATGGAGTGTTGGCGGGAGGCCAGGCACTGGTTGCCTTGGCGACCAGACCCGACCAAAAAGCAGACAGACGAAGACTGTGAAGACCCAGAGAGACAGGTCAGAGCAGGACAGGGCGACGCGTGGGAAGACGCAGGGCGACGCGGCAACATGCAGGAAAGGGCGACGCGTGGGGAGACGCAGGGCGACGTGGCAACATGAAGGACAGGGTGACAtgcagggaggcggggggagacgcAGGGTGACACGGCAACATGCAGGGCAGGGAGACGCAGGGCGACGCGGCGACATGCGAggcggggggagatgcagggtgacACGGCAACATGCAGGGCAGGGTGATGTGTGGGGAGACGCAGGGCGACGCGGCGAcatggagggcagggggagatgcagggcagggaggcggggggagacgcAGGGTGACACGGCAACATGCAGGGCAGGGTGACGCGTGGGGAGACGCAGGGCGACATGCAGGGCAGGACGACATGCAGGGCAGGGCGACACGGCAACATGCAGGGCAGGGTGACGCGCAGGGCGACAGGTGGGGAGGCCTAGGGCGACGCGGCAACATGCAGGGCAGGGAGAATCGCCACAATTGCAAACATGGAGATCTTTGCGTGCAAACACGCACAGCAGGGCCCCATGTTTACATGGCAGAATTCTCCTTTACTGAGAGGGATATAAAGCAGGGCTAAGCATGTCTTCCATTCCAGCTAGAGATCGGAGACACTAATTCGGGTAATAGAAGGTCCCGTTTCATATTTTCTCTTGGGGGTATACAAGTTAGTCGTGTATAAAGACACACCCCCTGCGGGGGAGGAGCGTGCACATtattgggggtgggagagaatgtTTCCCACGCGTCCGTGCAAACACGCGTGACGCTTTTAACTGATCTCAACTCTTTCACTGCCAGATAGGACCTGAACACACAATGCATTGCcgccccctctggcagtgaaggggtatCGCATCTCTACTTGCTATGAAGTGCAGTTTCCTCGTTCTCAAAGCTTCTTCCCGCTGCACTGTGCAGGTGCCGTTTGATGACCTGGGTCCTTCCATGATTAAGATCTCGAGGCCCGAGCAGCAGTTCCAGCTCATACTGTCCTTCCTGCAGTTTCTGGGGGTCCCCTGCGGCTCtcgcctcccctcctcctgcctctACCTCTCGCTGGATGAGACCTCCATCTTCGATCACGTCCCACCTTACGAGAGGCCCCTGACCTCATTCGAGCTGCCGCTGTCTGGAGTCAGCCCTGTCGGCCACTTGGACACAATGAGCAGAACCAGGCGGCAGATGGGTCACTGTAAGGAAGGAGAGGAGTTCATACAGAATGTCTTCAACTCGGCACTCTCACACTTCCACGGGGAGGAGAAGATTAAACTCTCAGTCTGCTGGCTGCAGTATGAAATATCAAAGGTAACGGCAAACCCCTGGTATTTACCTTCACATTACAGCAAAATATACTGATATAATGTGCAATCCTTCTCTACCAAAACAGTTTACAACATTGATTGGCTCTGCATTTCAAGTCCAATGTAAGGGTTAATCACTGATATAAAGGTGTGTATTCGTGCTTATAAATACAGTGTTACTTTGAAGGATTCTTCTTTTTTggcgggagggggcagagagataaCAGGAGCGTAAGTGGTGGGGGGAGGCTGTGCATGGGGTGGGGCTGTCCATGGGGTGGGAGGATGGAGGCTgtgcttggggtgggggggagtggaggctgtgcttggggtgggggggtggaggctgtgcatggggtggggggggaggctgtgcatgggccgggggggggggggggaggatgtgcgGGGAGGAGGATgtgcatggggtggggggggaggctgtgcatggggtggggggggaggctgtgcatgggccgggggggggggggaggatgtgcgGGGAGGAGGATgtgcatggggtggggggggaggctgtgCATGGGGTTGGGGGGAGGCTGTGCATGGGCGGGGGTGGAAGGAGGATGTgcatgggtgggggtgggaggaggatgTGCATGggcgggggtgggaggaggatgTGCATGGGCCGGGGTGGGAGGAGGATGTGCATGggcgggggtgggaggaggatgTGCATGGGCGGGGGTGGAAGGAGGATGTGCATGGGCCGGGGGGAAGGATGTGCATGGGTTGGGGGAGGATgtgcatggggtgggggggggatggggtggggggggaggatgtgcatggggtgggggggggaggatgtgcatggggtgggggggggaggatgtgcatggggtggggggggaggatgtgcatggggtgggggggggaggatgtgcatgggcgggggggaggaggatgtgcatgggcgggggggggaggatgtgcatgggcggggggggggaggatgtgcatggggtgggggggggaggatgtgcatggggtgggggtggaggatgtgcatgggcggggggggaggatgtgcatgggcggggggggaggatgtgcatgggcgggggggggagaatgtgcatgggtgtgggggggaggatgtgcatgggcgggggggaggatgtgcatggggtgaggggggaggatgtgcatggggtgaggggggaggatgtgcatggggtcgggggggggaaggatgtgcatggggtgggggaggaggttgtGCATGGGGTCGGGGGGGGAAGGATGTGCATGGGGTGTGTGTATTATGTCTGCAAATGTGCACAGCGATGTAATTGGCATCTAAAGTCTCCCCCCACAATAGGAGAGGGGTTCAGGAGAGGGGTTCAGGAGAGGGGTTCAGGAGAGGGGTTCAGGAGAGGGTCTTAAAGTAAAACTAAATACCTGTGAATGCCTCCATGACCAGAAGGGACAGTGATGCATTGCTGGCACCAAGTGAGTCACATTTGACTTGATTTCTTGGTACAGGTTGTTTGGTGCTTACAAGGGAAGAACAAGAAGAAGCTGAAAGCTCAGGGCAGGCGGAGCAAGCGGCTGGCAAAGGGGCTGCTGAAGGAAGCTGCCAACAGGAACAGCCTTGCGCTGTGGAAGGAGTACGCCCTTCTGGAGTGGCTACTGGGCAACACAGACGATGCGAGGAAGGTGTTCGACGCGGCCGTCAGCTTggcgggaagcaaggggttaaaagACCAGGATCTGTGCAGCCTGTGCCTTCTGTACGCAGAGCTGGAAGCGGAGCTGCTTGGGCGTCCTGTGGGGGGCGCTGAAAGCCGGGCGGTTCACATACTCACCAGCCTCACAGAGAACTCCCCCTATGAGCCCTATACCAGACCCGTACAGGCCATTAACATTCTGAAAGCACGCAAGGTGTATGAGCATTCTTTGCAGGACCGCTTGCAGGACTCGGCAGCCTCAGGGCTGGTTAGTATTTCGGGCTGCTTTGCACTATTCCAGTATCTTACGGTGAGTGTTGATGCTGCTGTGATTGTATTTAGACAAGTCACACACCGGCCCCCTACGGCATCGTGTGACGAAGCACCGGGCTTCCACAGCGCTCTGCAGACTATCACCGTGATGCACACTAACCTGCTCCGGTACCACACCAAGGTCAGTGTGTACCCGCTGACCCCACTCCGGGAGGCGCTGACCGCAGCCTTGAAGCTGTATCCCAGCAACGTGTCTCTGTGGAAGTCGTACATCCAGATGGAAACCAAATCGCACAACGGCAGCAGAGTGAGGCGGCTGATAGACGGAATCAGGAGGATGACGACGGCTCTGGAACCCAAGCTGTTTGCTATCCGAGCAGAGGACAACCGAAGAAAGCTGGGGGAGTCCGTGCAGAGGTAACGGGCACATAAATGTGAGTTACCCCGTAACGGGCACATGTGAGTTACCCCGTAACGGGCGCATGCATGAGTTACTTTCTGTGCAGAGGTAACGGGCACATACGTGTGAGTTACCCGCTGTGCAGGGGTAATGGGCACATACATGCGAGTTACCCGGTGTGTAAAGGTAACGGGCACATACGTGTGAGTTACCCGCTGTGCAGGGGTAATGGGCACATACATGCGAGTTACCCGGTGTGTAAAGGTAACGGGCACATACGTGTGAGTTACCCGCTGTGCAGGGGTAATGGGCACATACATGCGAGTTACCCGGTGTGTAAAGGTAACGGGCACATACGTGTGAGTTACACTGTAACGGGCGCATACATGAGTTACTTTCTGTGTAGAGGTAACGAGCACATACGTGTGAGTTACTCTGTAACGGGCACATACATGTGAGTTACTCTGTGCTGGGCACATACATGTGAGTTACCCCGTAACGGGCACATACATGTGAGTTACCCCGTAACGGGCACATAcgtgtgtgttactctgtgctgGGCACATACATGTGAGTTACCCCGTAACGGGCACATACGTGTGAGTTACTCTGTGCTGGGTACATTCGCTCTTACATTTTCTATCTCCAGCTCATGTAACCATTTCAGTTCCCATCCAATCCTTATACTTCTTATAAATGTCATTTTTTAAAGAAGTATATGGGGATTAAAGCTTCTTCACATTCGTGTTTTGATAGAGGGTTCTGTGATCCTGAAATGTTATTGTCCTTATATGTAGGAATGATCTAGGATGACCAAGAAAGAAATCCCATAAATTTACACTCAACTAAATTATAACTCTGAGTGGATAGAAACAATTTTCAAGCCATATGGGTTACCAGAAggttaaaacacaaaacaaaaaattatttaatattacATAAATGAACTCTTCTAATTGAAATCTATTTTTAGTTTTAGCTTATATATAAAATTATCTTAAAACAGTTCTCTAAAGAAAGCAGCGACGGAGCAAGTCAGCAAACCACGATATGGGTGTATTGTTTAGGACAAATGTCTGTAATCAATGTACTTTCACGACGGCCCTATTAGTTATTATAAGTGCATAAATACAGAACTAGTCAGTATAAGTCTGTATATAGTACAAATATCAGTATGAAAATAGGCTTGAATATGC is part of the Ascaphus truei isolate aAscTru1 chromosome 9, aAscTru1.hap1, whole genome shotgun sequence genome and harbors:
- the NRDE2 gene encoding nuclear exosome regulator NRDE2 isoform X2, giving the protein MTVGAAMALFPAFAGFPGQSSAPAPPELDWLSNTSFCTENAVSLHQRMLQAALPPRPGTRASSASPSQSELSAESESDSATSKKKKQKKKKKKKRKKKSREDGASSDSDSVAGKRKTNDSETAAKRDTPTSGAGRGFWLDEVQSVTEETFRIDKKADPANWEYKSLYRGDIARYKRKGNSCLGIDRKKQEIVWENASSNKKQPHKRNERYFTKTAVRALRTPAVPVPCKTDTAGSGLGGFIPVTDQDGASLSCPTTSWVNPLGVYDASTSLWLQGKGAAVSETKKVAPREASDGIGTALMERVEEYNRRTRENPEDIQTWMEFVSFQDELIFQPSMYSTSKGEMERHRKSVRLLLEKKVSILEKAIERNQGSMELKLARLRLCGEFWEAPSLLKEWQKLIFLHPNNPQLWLKYLLLCQSQFSTFSVSKVNGIYGKCLSTLAGVQDGSMLSHPPLPGTESCMYAVFLQQCHFLRQAGHAEKAVSLFQALMDFTFYKPDSLKELTTREQVEFFEPFWDSGEPRFGEKGAKGWNAWMRQQERGGWIAINNLVEEDEEDVDEEFDMKDRSCPKYKTWLDMECWREARHWLPWRPDPTKKQTDEDCEDPERQVPFDDLGPSMIKISRPEQQFQLILSFLQFLGVPCGSRLPSSCLYLSLDETSIFDHVPPYERPLTSFELPLSGVSPVGHLDTMSRTRRQMGHCKEGEEFIQNVFNSALSHFHGEEKIKLSVCWLQYEISKVVWCLQGKNKKKLKAQGRRSKRLAKGLLKEAANRNSLALWKEYALLEWLLGNTDDARKVFDAAVSLAGSKGLKDQDLCSLCLLYAELEAELLGRPVGGAESRAVHILTSLTENSPYEPYTRPVQAINILKARKVYEHSLQDRLQDSAASGLVSISGCFALFQYLTVSVDAAVIVFRQVTHRPPTASCDEAPGFHSALQTITVMHTNLLRYHTKVSVYPLTPLREALTAALKLYPSNVSLWKSYIQMETKSHNGSRVRRLIDGIRRMTTALEPKLFAIRAEDNRRKLGESVQR